A DNA window from Chryseobacterium scophthalmum contains the following coding sequences:
- a CDS encoding ABC transporter permease produces the protein MNEPQQKWTETIESNHSLFKLNLKEVWQYRDLVFMFVKRDFISSFKQTILGPLWFFINPILTTIVFTLVFGNIANLPTDGIPPILFYLAGNTLWGYFSTTMLSVSNVFTGNAAIFGKVYFPRLVTPISTIISSFMRLGIQLILFWAVLAYYFYKGDVHPNSWAFFFPVLIIFLALFSLGLGMIFSSLTTKYRDLSLLLGFGVSLFMWFTPVILPTSLVKQKLGNYGFLADLNPLTPIFECFKYGFIGSGEFNITRLLISFSFIIIILLLGIFVFNKSEKSFIDTV, from the coding sequence ATGAATGAACCACAACAAAAGTGGACAGAAACTATAGAATCTAATCACTCATTATTCAAGCTTAATTTAAAAGAAGTTTGGCAATACCGAGATTTGGTATTTATGTTTGTGAAAAGAGATTTCATTTCTTCTTTTAAGCAAACTATATTAGGTCCGCTCTGGTTTTTCATCAATCCTATTTTAACGACAATAGTTTTTACACTTGTTTTTGGAAACATTGCAAATTTACCTACAGACGGCATCCCGCCCATACTATTTTATTTGGCAGGAAATACACTTTGGGGATATTTTAGCACCACTATGTTAAGTGTTTCTAATGTATTTACAGGCAATGCTGCAATTTTTGGAAAAGTTTATTTTCCAAGATTAGTCACTCCCATTTCAACTATTATTTCAAGTTTTATGAGGCTCGGAATTCAGTTGATTTTATTTTGGGCTGTTTTAGCCTATTACTTTTACAAAGGTGATGTGCACCCCAATTCATGGGCATTTTTCTTTCCTGTATTGATTATTTTCTTAGCTTTATTCTCTTTAGGACTCGGCATGATATTTTCTTCACTCACCACAAAATATCGAGATTTATCATTATTACTGGGGTTTGGAGTAAGTTTATTTATGTGGTTTACGCCGGTTATTTTACCAACCTCTTTAGTAAAACAAAAATTAGGGAACTATGGTTTTTTGGCAGACCTGAATCCCTTAACACCAATTTTTGAATGTTTTAAATACGGATTTATTGGCTCCGGAGAATTCAATATAACAAGATTATTGATAAGTTTTTCGTTTATCATAATTATATTGCTTCTGGGAATTTTTGTTTTCAATAAATCTGAAAAATCTTTCATAGATACTGTGTAG
- the rfbA gene encoding glucose-1-phosphate thymidylyltransferase RfbA — MKGIILAGGSGTRLYPLTIAVSKQLMPVYDKPMIYYPLSTLLLAGIKDILIITTPHDQAGFIKLLGDGSQIGCNIEYVVQPSPDGLAQAFILGDKFIGDDSVALVLGDNIFYGSEMGTLLKNKTNPEGGVVFAYHVSDPERYGVVEFDNEFKAVSIEEKPLIPKSNYAVPGLYFYDNEVVEIAKNIKPSPRGELEITDVNNVYLSKGKLEVAVLDRGTAWLDTGTFDSLNDASEFVSVIEKRQGFKIGCIEEIAFRNGFINEEKLLETATKYGKSGYGEYLKKLVNK; from the coding sequence ATGAAAGGTATCATTTTAGCCGGAGGTTCCGGAACAAGACTTTATCCTCTTACCATCGCTGTAAGCAAGCAACTGATGCCTGTTTATGACAAGCCGATGATCTATTACCCTCTTTCCACATTGCTTTTAGCAGGAATTAAGGATATTCTGATTATCACAACTCCTCATGATCAGGCTGGATTTATCAAGCTTTTAGGCGACGGATCACAAATTGGTTGTAATATCGAATATGTTGTACAACCAAGTCCGGATGGTCTTGCACAGGCTTTTATTCTTGGAGACAAATTCATTGGTGACGATTCTGTAGCTTTAGTTTTAGGAGATAATATTTTTTATGGTTCCGAGATGGGAACTTTACTAAAAAACAAAACAAATCCTGAAGGAGGTGTTGTTTTTGCATATCATGTTTCAGATCCTGAAAGATATGGTGTCGTAGAGTTTGATAACGAGTTTAAAGCTGTTTCTATTGAAGAAAAACCTTTGATACCGAAATCAAATTATGCCGTTCCAGGTTTATATTTTTATGATAATGAAGTTGTAGAAATTGCCAAAAACATTAAACCTTCTCCAAGAGGAGAATTGGAAATCACCGATGTAAACAATGTTTATCTAAGCAAAGGAAAACTGGAAGTTGCTGTTTTAGACAGAGGAACAGCATGGCTAGACACGGGAACTTTTGATTCTCTGAATGATGCTTCAGAATTTGTAAGCGTTATCGAAAAAAGACAAGGTTTCAAAATCGGCTGTATTGAAGAAATTGCTTTCAGAAACGGTTTCATCAATGAAGAAAAACTTTTGGAAACGGCAACCAAATATGGCAAAAGCGGATATGGAGAATATCTGAAAAAACTTGTGAATAAATAA
- the rfbB gene encoding dTDP-glucose 4,6-dehydratase, translating into MKNIIITGGAGFIGSHVVREFVKNNPDSTIINLDALTYAGNLENLKDIENEPNYVFEKADITKPEELRKVFDKYNPDAVIHLAAESHVDRSITDPMAFINTNVNGTANLLNLCKEFWTLNPDHTHGRFPNEKRTNLFYHVSTDEVYGSLGETGFFLETTSYDPQSPYSASKAASDHLVRAYGNTYGMPFIVSNCSNNYGPNHFPEKLIPLCISNIINEKPLPIYGDGKYTRDWLFVIDHAKAIHQIFNDAKTGETYNIGGFNEWQNIDLVKELIKQMDEKLGNPAGHSEKLITYVKDRPGHDKRYAIDATKLNSELGWKPSVTFEQGLGKTIDWFLENKEWLENVTSGDYQKYYEKQYN; encoded by the coding sequence ATGAAAAACATTATCATTACAGGCGGAGCCGGATTTATCGGTTCACATGTTGTAAGAGAATTTGTAAAAAACAATCCGGATTCTACCATCATCAATTTGGATGCTCTAACCTATGCCGGAAATCTTGAAAATTTAAAAGACATCGAAAATGAGCCTAATTATGTTTTCGAAAAAGCTGATATCACAAAACCGGAAGAACTAAGAAAGGTTTTTGACAAATATAATCCGGATGCAGTTATCCATTTAGCTGCAGAAAGTCATGTTGACAGAAGCATTACAGATCCGATGGCATTTATTAATACCAACGTTAACGGAACTGCCAATCTTTTAAATCTTTGTAAAGAATTTTGGACATTAAACCCAGATCACACCCACGGAAGATTTCCAAACGAAAAAAGAACCAATCTTTTCTACCATGTTTCTACAGATGAAGTGTACGGAAGTTTGGGTGAAACAGGATTCTTTTTAGAAACCACTTCTTACGACCCTCAATCTCCATATTCAGCTTCAAAAGCAGCTTCAGACCATTTGGTAAGAGCTTACGGAAATACTTATGGAATGCCATTTATTGTTTCGAACTGTTCAAACAATTACGGACCAAATCATTTTCCTGAGAAACTGATTCCGCTTTGCATTTCGAATATTATTAACGAAAAACCTTTGCCAATTTACGGTGACGGAAAATACACAAGAGACTGGTTATTTGTAATTGATCATGCTAAAGCAATTCATCAGATTTTTAATGATGCTAAAACGGGAGAAACTTACAATATTGGAGGTTTCAACGAATGGCAAAATATTGATTTGGTAAAAGAATTAATTAAGCAAATGGATGAAAAGCTTGGGAATCCTGCAGGACATTCAGAAAAATTAATTACTTATGTAAAAGACAGACCGGGTCACGACAAACGTTATGCAATTGATGCAACAAAATTAAACTCTGAACTAGGCTGGAAACCTTCTGTAACTTTTGAACAAGGATTAGGAAAAACAATCGATTGGTTCTTGGAAAATAAAGAATGGCTGGAAAATGTGACCAGCGGAGATTATCAGAAATATTACGAAAAGCAATATAACTAA
- a CDS encoding UDP-glucose dehydrogenase family protein → MNITIVGTGYVGLVTGTTLAELGNSVYCVDIDEKKVEGMKNGIVPIYEPNLEEMFHRNIQSERLFFTTNLKEALDKSEVVYLALPTPPGEDGSADLSYVLKVANDIGELMTEYKVVVNKSTVPVGTADKVRETISAKTTIDFDVVSNPEFLREGFAVEDSMNPARVVVGSSSEKAKDIMAKIYQPFTNTGIPIIFMDEKSSELTKYASNSFLAVKITFMNEIANYCEKVGADVDKVRLGMGSDDRIGHRFLFPGIGYGGSCFPKDVKALIKSGKDDNFNFQILEATENVNISQKVILVSEIEKYFGGNIEGKTIAMWGLAFKANTDDIREASSLDNINLLLQKGAKIVAYDLIAEENVRKLLGDKIAYAKTMYDALENADALFIATEWPEFKNPNFDMMAKKMNNKAIFDGRNMYPLEVPEQNGFYYKSIGRKTIQ, encoded by the coding sequence TTGAATATAACGATAGTAGGAACAGGCTATGTAGGTTTGGTTACAGGAACTACCCTTGCAGAACTTGGCAATTCGGTTTATTGTGTTGATATTGATGAAAAAAAAGTAGAAGGAATGAAAAACGGTATCGTTCCTATTTACGAGCCTAATCTTGAAGAGATGTTTCACCGAAATATTCAATCTGAAAGATTATTTTTCACAACGAACCTAAAAGAAGCTTTAGATAAAAGTGAAGTCGTTTATCTTGCTCTTCCCACTCCACCCGGAGAAGACGGTTCGGCAGATTTATCTTACGTTTTGAAAGTAGCCAATGATATTGGTGAACTGATGACCGAATATAAAGTGGTTGTTAATAAAAGTACAGTTCCTGTAGGAACAGCCGACAAAGTAAGAGAAACTATTTCCGCAAAAACTACTATTGATTTTGATGTCGTTTCAAATCCTGAGTTTTTACGTGAAGGTTTTGCAGTGGAAGATTCTATGAATCCTGCAAGAGTTGTTGTAGGATCGAGCTCTGAAAAAGCCAAAGATATTATGGCGAAAATTTATCAGCCATTTACCAATACAGGAATTCCTATTATTTTTATGGATGAAAAGTCTTCCGAACTTACAAAATATGCATCTAATTCATTCTTAGCCGTAAAAATTACATTTATGAACGAAATTGCCAACTATTGTGAAAAAGTAGGCGCAGATGTAGACAAAGTAAGATTAGGAATGGGAAGCGACGACAGAATTGGACACCGTTTCCTGTTTCCGGGAATCGGTTATGGTGGAAGCTGTTTCCCTAAAGACGTTAAAGCTTTAATTAAATCAGGAAAAGACGATAATTTTAATTTCCAGATTTTAGAAGCAACAGAAAATGTGAATATTTCACAAAAAGTAATTTTGGTTTCTGAAATTGAAAAATATTTCGGTGGAAATATTGAAGGAAAAACGATTGCAATGTGGGGATTGGCTTTTAAAGCAAATACCGACGACATTAGGGAAGCCTCTTCGCTAGACAACATCAATTTACTTCTTCAAAAAGGTGCAAAAATTGTTGCCTACGATCTTATTGCAGAAGAAAACGTAAGAAAATTATTAGGAGACAAAATAGCTTACGCAAAAACGATGTATGATGCTTTAGAAAATGCAGACGCATTATTTATTGCTACAGAATGGCCGGAATTCAAAAATCCGAACTTTGATATGATGGCTAAAAAAATGAATAATAAAGCTATTTTCGACGGAAGAAATATGTATCCGTTAGAAGTTCCCGAACAAAATGGTTTCTACTACAAGAGCATCGGAAGAAAAACGATTCAATAA
- the rimP gene encoding ribosome assembly cofactor RimP gives MEFRKNIETLLNDFLQTREDLFLIDLKFSAGDGITVILDGDQGVTVQDCLDASRAIEFNMDREEHDFSLQVMSAGLSEPLSIPRQFRKNIGREIEVLLTDSSEIEGELAEVDEEKITLVLRYRKPKEVGKGKVDVEEEKEIPYSDIKKALVVLKF, from the coding sequence ATGGAGTTTAGAAAAAATATTGAAACATTATTAAATGATTTCCTTCAGACAAGAGAAGATCTGTTTCTTATTGATTTGAAGTTTTCCGCAGGAGATGGTATTACAGTAATCTTAGACGGAGATCAAGGTGTTACTGTGCAGGATTGTCTGGATGCAAGCCGTGCAATAGAATTTAATATGGATCGTGAAGAGCACGATTTTAGTCTGCAGGTAATGTCTGCAGGACTAAGCGAGCCGCTTTCAATTCCGAGACAGTTTCGTAAAAACATCGGAAGAGAAATTGAAGTTTTGCTGACGGATTCTTCAGAAATAGAAGGTGAGCTTGCAGAAGTAGATGAAGAGAAAATTACTCTTGTACTGCGTTACCGCAAACCGAAAGAAGTAGGTAAAGGTAAAGTAGACGTAGAGGAGGAAAAAGAAATTCCTTACTCTGACATAAAAAAAGCTTTGGTAGTACTTAAATTTTAA
- the nusA gene encoding transcription termination factor NusA, with protein sequence MDNIALIESFGDFKDEKGISKIDLMAIIEDSLKTLLRKRFDSDDHFDVIVNPDKGDFQIFLNKTIVEDEMSEDDDLEIEITEAKKIDPTFEVGEDFTMEIPVAQLGRRNILTLKQILATKLQEHNNAMLYDQFRDRIGEIVIGEIHHIRHKHVILLDDEGNEFILPKENQIPSDFFKKGENIRAIVETVDFKGSKPQIIISRTAPKFLEKLLELEIPEIQDGTIILKKAVRIPGEKAKIAVDAYDDRIDPVGACVGVKGSRIHGVVRELRNENIDVIQWSKNPEIMVKRALGNVTINKIDINEETNYALVYTPIEEISKVIGKQGQNIRLASWLSGYEIDVFREASEDDDVDLREFNDDIEQWILDEFKKVGLTTAKSVLDKDTTSLLNMVDLEEETIEDVKRILKEEFED encoded by the coding sequence ATGGATAATATAGCGTTGATTGAATCCTTTGGTGATTTTAAAGACGAAAAGGGGATCAGTAAAATTGATCTGATGGCGATCATTGAAGATTCTCTAAAGACTTTGTTGAGAAAAAGATTTGATTCTGATGATCACTTTGATGTAATTGTAAACCCTGACAAAGGTGACTTTCAGATTTTCTTAAATAAAACCATCGTTGAAGACGAAATGTCTGAAGATGATGATTTGGAAATTGAAATCACTGAAGCTAAAAAAATAGATCCAACTTTTGAAGTTGGTGAAGATTTTACCATGGAAATTCCGGTAGCGCAGTTGGGAAGAAGAAATATTTTGACGCTGAAGCAAATTTTAGCAACAAAATTGCAGGAGCATAACAATGCGATGTTGTATGATCAGTTCAGAGACAGAATCGGAGAAATTGTAATCGGAGAAATTCACCACATTCGTCACAAACATGTGATCTTGTTGGATGATGAAGGAAACGAGTTTATCTTACCTAAAGAAAACCAGATTCCATCGGATTTCTTCAAAAAAGGAGAAAACATCAGAGCAATTGTTGAAACGGTAGATTTTAAAGGTTCAAAACCACAAATTATCATTTCAAGAACAGCTCCTAAATTCTTGGAAAAATTATTGGAATTAGAAATTCCTGAAATCCAGGACGGAACAATCATTCTTAAAAAAGCAGTGAGAATTCCTGGTGAAAAAGCGAAAATAGCAGTGGATGCTTACGACGACAGAATCGATCCTGTAGGAGCTTGTGTCGGGGTGAAAGGTTCTAGAATTCACGGTGTCGTAAGAGAATTAAGAAACGAAAATATAGATGTAATTCAGTGGTCTAAAAACCCTGAGATTATGGTGAAGAGAGCTTTAGGAAATGTTACCATCAATAAAATTGACATCAACGAAGAGACAAACTATGCATTGGTTTATACTCCAATTGAAGAGATTTCTAAAGTTATCGGTAAGCAAGGACAAAATATCAGATTGGCTTCTTGGCTTTCTGGATACGAAATTGACGTGTTTAGGGAAGCAAGTGAAGATGATGATGTTGACTTGAGAGAATTCAATGACGATATCGAACAGTGGATTTTGGATGAGTTTAAGAAAGTAGGTCTTACAACTGCAAAATCTGTCTTAGATAAAGATACGACAAGTCTTTTAAACATGGTAGACTTAGAAGAGGAAACCATCGAAGACGTGAAACGTATATTGAAGGAGGAATTTGAAGATTAA
- the infB gene encoding translation initiation factor IF-2 encodes MPKIRLNKAVKEFNISMSRLVEFLQSKDIVVENNPNAQLEEAAYSALEAEFAKDGEQRKASHEVVISKVPEEKLEMEEKKAPEVIRAKANTKPETRILGKIDLEPKKAEPVAEEPTPAPAAPVEEKKEEKVEVKEVKEEVKAAKEEVVPVSEVKATPERQEFKVLDKIDLSQIEGNRNRPAKKDKPKTEEVKATAKPAEPAKETPKPVEKPVEKVEEKKPESTSEEPQEPQKIETVYQKLDGPKIVGEKIDLTQFAPKPNSGAKKKRKRIEKPGGPNQNTGNNQQGGNNQQGGQNRPQGQNGPGGNRPPGQGGYQGNRPPGQGGQNRPGGPQGNRPPGQGGQNRPQGQGGGNRFGNNRPGQRTMPVELTDEQVKNQIKETLEKLTNKGGKSKSSKHRKDKRSFRREQDERQQEIDAADRTLKVTEFITVGELASLMNVSPTEVISACFSLGVMVTMNQRLEADTLLLVTDEFGYKIEFSDADLEDTDADDEIDTEESLVSRAPIVTVMGHVDHGKTSLLDYIRKTNVIAGESGGITQHIGAYNVKLENGQRITFLDTPGHEAFTAMRARGAQVTDIAIIVIAADDDVMPQTKEAISHAQAAGVPMIIAINKVDKPNANPDNIRQQLSGMNILVEEWGGNVQAQEISAKMGNNMDLLLEKVLLQAEMLELKANPERAANGVVIEASLDKGRGYVATMLVQTGTLKVGDYVVAGKNHGKVKALLDERGKNLEEAGPSIPATILGLDGAPTAGDKFRVYADESEGKAIANKREQLQRELSIRTKKHTTLEELGRRIALGEFKELNIILKGDVDGSVEALSDQLQRLSTEEISVKILHSGVGQITESDINLAAASDAIIIGFNVRAGANAKDLADREEIEIRTYSVIYKAIDEVKEAMEGMLSPEIQEQVIGNVEIREVFKISKVGTIAGCMVLTGKVTRQSKVRLLRDGIVKFDGELESLKRFKDDVKEVTKGYECGLNLKGYNDIEQNDILEVYEEVAVKKKLK; translated from the coding sequence ATGCCAAAAATAAGATTAAATAAAGCGGTTAAGGAATTTAACATATCGATGTCTAGGCTGGTAGAGTTTTTACAGTCTAAGGATATTGTGGTTGAAAACAATCCTAACGCTCAATTAGAAGAAGCGGCATATTCTGCATTGGAAGCTGAGTTTGCCAAAGACGGTGAGCAACGTAAAGCTTCCCATGAGGTGGTTATTTCTAAAGTTCCGGAAGAAAAACTGGAGATGGAAGAAAAGAAAGCACCTGAAGTAATAAGAGCTAAAGCTAATACAAAACCAGAAACCAGAATTTTAGGTAAAATCGATCTTGAGCCTAAAAAAGCTGAACCTGTTGCGGAAGAACCAACTCCTGCACCAGCTGCACCTGTAGAAGAAAAAAAAGAAGAGAAAGTAGAAGTGAAGGAGGTGAAAGAAGAGGTAAAAGCTGCAAAAGAAGAAGTGGTACCGGTTTCTGAAGTAAAAGCAACTCCTGAAAGGCAAGAGTTCAAGGTTTTGGATAAAATTGATCTTTCTCAAATAGAAGGAAACAGAAACAGACCTGCAAAAAAAGATAAACCTAAAACAGAAGAGGTGAAAGCAACAGCAAAACCAGCTGAACCTGCTAAAGAAACACCAAAACCGGTTGAAAAACCTGTAGAAAAAGTGGAAGAAAAAAAACCTGAATCTACTAGTGAGGAACCTCAGGAACCTCAGAAAATAGAAACTGTTTATCAAAAACTTGACGGTCCTAAAATCGTTGGTGAAAAAATTGACTTAACTCAGTTTGCACCAAAACCAAACTCAGGAGCTAAAAAGAAAAGAAAGAGAATTGAAAAGCCGGGTGGTCCTAACCAGAATACTGGGAACAACCAACAAGGTGGAAACAATCAGCAAGGCGGTCAAAACCGTCCTCAAGGTCAAAATGGACCAGGAGGAAACCGTCCGCCGGGACAAGGTGGTTATCAAGGAAACAGACCTCCGGGACAAGGTGGTCAAAACCGTCCGGGTGGTCCTCAAGGTAACAGACCTCCGGGACAAGGTGGTCAGAATCGTCCTCAAGGACAAGGTGGAGGAAACCGTTTCGGAAACAACAGACCGGGACAAAGAACTATGCCTGTTGAATTAACTGACGAGCAAGTTAAAAACCAAATCAAGGAGACCCTTGAAAAATTAACCAATAAAGGAGGGAAATCTAAATCTTCTAAACATAGAAAAGATAAGAGAAGTTTCCGTAGAGAGCAAGATGAGCGTCAGCAAGAAATTGATGCAGCAGACAGAACATTAAAAGTAACCGAGTTCATCACTGTTGGTGAATTGGCAAGTTTAATGAACGTTTCTCCTACTGAAGTAATCTCAGCTTGTTTCTCTTTAGGAGTAATGGTTACCATGAACCAAAGATTAGAAGCCGATACTTTGTTATTGGTGACTGATGAATTTGGATATAAAATTGAATTCTCTGATGCTGATCTTGAAGATACAGACGCTGATGATGAAATCGATACAGAAGAGAGCCTTGTTTCAAGAGCACCAATTGTAACAGTAATGGGACACGTTGACCACGGTAAAACTTCATTGTTGGATTACATTAGAAAAACTAACGTAATTGCAGGTGAGTCAGGTGGAATTACACAGCACATTGGAGCTTATAATGTGAAGCTGGAAAATGGTCAGAGAATTACATTCTTAGATACACCAGGTCACGAAGCCTTTACTGCGATGAGAGCTAGAGGGGCACAGGTTACCGATATTGCAATTATTGTAATTGCTGCGGATGATGATGTAATGCCTCAAACAAAAGAAGCAATTTCTCACGCACAGGCTGCAGGGGTACCAATGATTATTGCAATCAACAAAGTGGATAAGCCGAATGCAAACCCTGATAACATCCGTCAACAACTTTCCGGAATGAATATTTTGGTAGAAGAGTGGGGTGGAAATGTACAGGCTCAGGAAATTTCAGCTAAAATGGGTAATAATATGGATCTTTTATTAGAGAAAGTATTGTTACAGGCAGAAATGCTTGAATTAAAAGCTAATCCTGAACGTGCTGCAAACGGAGTTGTAATTGAAGCATCTTTAGATAAAGGTAGAGGTTATGTAGCAACAATGTTGGTACAAACTGGAACTTTAAAAGTTGGAGATTATGTAGTAGCAGGTAAAAATCACGGTAAAGTAAAAGCTTTATTGGATGAAAGAGGGAAAAACCTTGAAGAAGCAGGGCCTTCAATTCCGGCAACAATCTTAGGTTTAGACGGAGCGCCTACAGCAGGTGATAAATTCCGTGTTTATGCCGACGAAAGTGAAGGAAAAGCTATTGCTAATAAGAGAGAGCAGTTACAGAGAGAACTTTCAATCAGAACGAAAAAACATACAACGCTTGAAGAATTAGGTAGACGTATTGCTTTAGGAGAATTCAAAGAATTGAATATTATCCTTAAAGGTGACGTGGATGGTTCAGTAGAAGCACTTTCTGATCAGTTACAAAGATTATCAACAGAAGAAATCAGCGTGAAAATCCTTCACTCAGGTGTTGGACAGATCACTGAATCTGATATCAACTTAGCGGCGGCATCTGATGCAATTATCATCGGATTTAACGTAAGAGCTGGAGCAAACGCTAAAGATCTTGCAGACCGTGAAGAAATTGAGATCAGAACATATTCTGTAATCTATAAAGCAATCGACGAGGTGAAAGAAGCGATGGAGGGAATGCTTTCTCCGGAAATTCAAGAACAAGTTATTGGTAATGTTGAAATCCGTGAGGTATTCAAGATTTCTAAAGTTGGAACTATTGCAGGTTGTATGGTTCTTACTGGAAAAGTAACGAGACAATCGAAAGTAAGATTACTAAGAGATGGTATCGTGAAATTTGATGGCGAACTTGAAAGCTTAAAACGTTTCAAAGACGACGTAAAAGAAGTTACGAAAGGCTACGAATGCGGATTGAACCTTAAAGGATATAATGATATCGAGCAAAATGATATTCTTGAAGTATACGAAGAGGTTGCTGTGAAGAAGAAATTAAAATAA